A genome region from Myroides fluvii includes the following:
- a CDS encoding TraB/GumN family protein produces the protein MRRLLLIICLFLSSFTVVKAQDNLDKSILWEISGNGLAGSSYVLGTFHLVCEEDLHLADKVLAVVESVDQIALEVNLADIDELMSMQSLMMSTVSLSSQLTEKEQIEFRDLLQYKYALDLDVVDHFQPIVLMGMLAMKDVPCPVKGYDMEILNLGLRKNKPILGLEHFKDQIEMTNRIYTAKEILTQLRSEEDGEANFSTMLDAFKQEDIERLYRIATEPASLSEEGKIVLLDNRNRAWVEKMGDLMPRERILFAVGAGHLAGNKGVIQLLKNAGYQVKAVLN, from the coding sequence ATGAGACGTTTACTTCTTATTATTTGCCTTTTTCTTTCTTCTTTTACTGTGGTAAAAGCTCAAGATAACTTGGATAAATCAATTCTTTGGGAAATATCAGGTAACGGTTTAGCAGGATCATCTTATGTATTGGGAACCTTTCATCTAGTTTGTGAAGAGGATTTACACCTGGCTGATAAAGTCTTAGCAGTGGTTGAATCTGTAGATCAAATTGCTTTAGAGGTGAATTTAGCTGATATTGATGAACTAATGAGTATGCAAAGCCTGATGATGTCTACCGTTTCTCTTTCTTCTCAATTAACTGAAAAAGAGCAAATTGAATTTCGCGATTTGTTGCAGTATAAGTATGCTCTTGATTTGGATGTGGTCGATCATTTTCAACCTATTGTTTTAATGGGAATGCTAGCCATGAAAGATGTGCCTTGTCCGGTAAAGGGCTACGATATGGAAATTTTGAATTTAGGACTGCGTAAGAATAAACCTATTTTAGGCTTAGAGCATTTTAAAGATCAAATCGAAATGACCAATCGCATTTATACTGCTAAAGAAATTCTGACTCAATTGCGATCAGAAGAGGATGGAGAAGCAAATTTTAGTACGATGCTAGACGCTTTTAAACAAGAAGATATCGAGCGCTTGTATCGCATAGCAACAGAGCCAGCATCTTTATCTGAGGAAGGAAAGATTGTGTTGTTGGACAATCGCAATCGTGCGTGGGTAGAAAAAATGGGGGATCTTATGCCAAGAGAACGCATTTTATTTGCTGTGGGGGCTGGACATTTAGCTGGGAATAAGGGAGTTATACAATTATTAAAAAATGCGGGTTATCAAGTAAAAGCAGTTTTAAACTAG
- a CDS encoding NUDIX hydrolase, with translation MITNTSGALLTVRKKGSIYYMMAGGKIEKEETPLEALIRELHEELGLVIAPSTVTYLGIHQTQAVNEANTWVHATIFHLILPETPIVPHAELEEVKWLTYENYQQVPLAHLLEEFTLPLWLKNKKSQ, from the coding sequence ATGATAACAAATACTAGTGGAGCGCTTTTAACGGTTCGAAAAAAAGGATCTATTTACTATATGATGGCGGGGGGAAAAATTGAGAAGGAAGAAACACCTTTAGAAGCCCTAATTCGAGAATTACACGAAGAACTAGGCCTAGTAATAGCTCCTAGTACAGTTACTTACTTGGGTATTCATCAAACGCAGGCGGTCAATGAGGCAAACACTTGGGTACACGCTACTATTTTCCATCTAATCCTCCCCGAAACTCCTATTGTTCCGCATGCAGAATTAGAAGAAGTAAAATGGCTAACCTACGAGAACTATCAACAAGTTCCTCTGGCTCATCTCTTAGAAGAATTCACCCTCCCCCTCTGGTTAAAAAACAAAAAATCCCAGTAG
- a CDS encoding MFS transporter has product MSKHIARIAVTVLFFFFGGISASWASRIPTIKEYFGVNDSAWGFVLLYISIGTLISLPFAGSIIAKMGSKRSTLYFLLSYFILLIGIGYWDMLWQLKINLVLFGVCSNLTNISINTQAITVSKRYKGQIIGSLHGTWSIGGFAASWLGAEMISSYVPPLEHFIYFSSIGMVASLLMFRFLVQDEGATEKTKEKQSWQWPDKNLAILGLLAFFSMVTEGTMTDWSSEYMKHIALAPIELVGYGLTAYMFTMASGRFISDYTVRKYGERKTLSVCGLLIFLGLGTAVLFPNVYTTILSFMVVGFGVSAVVPMVYHLAGNSRTMPPQQALTLVTSIGFIGFFLGPPVIGFIAQQASLQTAFAIIAVMGLSITFLNRFIRLDVSN; this is encoded by the coding sequence ATGTCTAAACATATAGCTCGAATAGCCGTTACGGTTCTATTCTTCTTTTTTGGTGGTATATCTGCCTCTTGGGCCTCTCGAATTCCGACAATTAAAGAATATTTTGGCGTTAATGACTCGGCTTGGGGATTTGTCTTGTTGTATATTTCCATTGGAACACTAATTTCTTTACCCTTTGCGGGTTCTATCATTGCAAAAATGGGAAGCAAACGATCTACTTTGTATTTTTTACTTTCCTATTTCATTCTATTGATTGGCATTGGCTATTGGGATATGCTATGGCAACTAAAAATCAATCTCGTTTTATTTGGCGTATGCAGTAACCTGACCAATATTTCGATTAATACACAAGCTATTACTGTTTCCAAGCGGTACAAAGGGCAGATTATTGGGTCCCTACACGGTACATGGAGTATTGGTGGTTTTGCAGCTTCTTGGTTAGGAGCCGAAATGATTAGCAGTTATGTTCCTCCTCTGGAACACTTTATTTACTTTTCTAGTATAGGCATGGTAGCTTCACTTTTGATGTTTCGCTTTTTAGTACAGGACGAAGGAGCAACCGAAAAAACAAAGGAAAAACAAAGTTGGCAATGGCCTGATAAAAACTTAGCTATTTTAGGTTTATTAGCCTTTTTCTCTATGGTTACAGAAGGAACGATGACCGATTGGTCTAGTGAATACATGAAACACATTGCACTAGCGCCTATTGAATTGGTTGGTTATGGTTTAACTGCTTATATGTTTACCATGGCAAGTGGCCGTTTTATATCTGACTATACCGTTCGCAAATACGGAGAACGCAAAACACTATCTGTCTGTGGTTTACTCATCTTCCTAGGGTTGGGAACTGCGGTCTTATTTCCCAATGTTTACACCACTATACTATCTTTTATGGTTGTTGGTTTTGGCGTTTCCGCGGTAGTGCCTATGGTCTACCATTTAGCGGGAAATAGCCGCACAATGCCTCCTCAGCAGGCGTTAACTTTGGTCACAAGTATTGGATTTATTGGGTTCTTTTTAGGTCCACCCGTTATTGGTTTTATTGCACAACAAGCCTCTTTACAAACAGCCTTTGCTATCATTGCAGTTATGGGGTTGTCCATTACTTTTTTAAATCGCTTTATTCGACTAGACGTTTCGAACTAA
- a CDS encoding CD225/dispanin family protein: MDQNRFNQQFDTAVNQAHNQKPEKPNSYIALSIVSTILGFCTCLGLILGIVAIVMSAQSGQKYERGDYQGAIRAAKTAKILSFVVLGMVVLSIIYIWIGIQQVGGWDAYKEIIEEAYRQGQAAGM, encoded by the coding sequence ATGGATCAGAATCGTTTTAATCAGCAGTTTGATACTGCAGTAAATCAAGCGCATAACCAAAAACCAGAGAAACCGAATAGCTATATAGCTTTGTCGATTGTATCAACGATTTTAGGTTTTTGTACTTGTTTGGGTTTAATACTTGGTATCGTAGCTATTGTTATGTCGGCTCAATCAGGTCAAAAGTATGAAAGAGGAGACTACCAAGGTGCTATTAGAGCTGCTAAAACAGCCAAAATTCTTAGCTTTGTTGTATTGGGAATGGTTGTTCTTAGTATAATATACATCTGGATCGGTATCCAACAAGTCGGAGGATGGGATGCTTACAAAGAAATTATTGAAGAAGCATACAGACAAGGACAAGCTGCTGGAATGTAA
- a CDS encoding PhnA domain-containing protein, with translation MKTEAELKDRSGNKCELCESTGQLKVYEVPPVAANEADKEIYICETCSDQIEKKQELDSNHWQCLTTSMWSEVPAVQVVAWRMLNRFRQESWAADNLEMMYLDDELMEFAKATGDHTGDGSVELHKDSNGNILSAGDSVTLIKDLDVKGSSLNAKIGTAVRNIRLDPNNVEYIEGKVDGQMIVILTKYVKKQG, from the coding sequence ATGAAAACGGAAGCGGAGTTAAAAGACAGAAGTGGAAATAAATGTGAACTATGTGAATCTACAGGACAACTAAAGGTTTATGAAGTTCCCCCTGTGGCTGCTAATGAGGCAGATAAAGAAATTTATATTTGTGAAACTTGTTCGGATCAAATTGAAAAAAAACAAGAGCTTGATAGCAACCATTGGCAATGTCTAACCACATCAATGTGGAGTGAAGTGCCTGCTGTACAAGTAGTGGCTTGGCGTATGTTAAATCGCTTTAGACAAGAAAGCTGGGCAGCAGATAATTTAGAAATGATGTACTTAGACGATGAATTGATGGAATTTGCTAAGGCAACTGGAGATCATACAGGTGATGGATCGGTAGAATTGCACAAGGATAGCAATGGAAATATTCTATCTGCAGGTGATAGTGTTACCTTAATTAAGGACCTAGATGTAAAAGGCTCTTCTTTAAATGCTAAAATAGGTACAGCAGTTCGCAACATCCGATTAGATCCAAATAATGTAGAGTATATAGAAGGTAAAGTTGACGGGCAAATGATCGTTATTCTTACTAAATATGTGAAAAAACAAGGATAA
- a CDS encoding formate--tetrahydrofolate ligase yields MKTDIEIARARELKNIYEIAKNIQLPEEYVIPYGKNMAKVQLEAQQQEQQKRSNLILVTSITPTKAGIGKTTVSIGLALGLNKIGKNAVVALREPSLGPCFGMKGGAAGGGYAQVLPMENINLHFTGDFHAITSAHNTLSALLDNYMYQNRAEANGIKEILWKRVLDVNDRSLRYITTGLRGNANGVPQESGFDITPASEIMAIMCLATDIDDLRRRIENILLGYRYDGSSFTVKDLGVAGAIAVLLKDALNPNLVQTTENTAAFIHGGPFANIAHGCNSVIATKMAMSYGDYVITEAGFGADLGAEKFFDIKCRKSGLAPKLTVVVATAQGLKMHGGVALENIKEQNIEGIKKGLENLEKHVSNLQSFGQSIVVAFNKYATDSAEEIQLVENYCRANGLGFAINNAFVEGGTGAIALANEVVQMIENKPSQTLQFPYSDDMTIADKVKAVATKIYGASAVTFSPIAQKKLNQIKATAMDQFPVCIAKTQYSFSADANAYGVAKDFTLAINDIVINNGAEFIVAIAGDIMRMPGLPKVPQATKIDLIDGLVEGLS; encoded by the coding sequence ATGAAAACAGATATTGAAATCGCAAGAGCGCGTGAATTAAAAAACATTTACGAAATTGCTAAAAATATCCAATTACCAGAGGAGTATGTTATTCCTTATGGAAAAAACATGGCGAAAGTTCAACTAGAAGCTCAGCAACAAGAGCAGCAAAAGCGATCTAATTTAATTTTAGTCACCTCTATTACACCAACCAAAGCGGGAATTGGAAAGACCACTGTTTCTATTGGTTTAGCATTGGGGTTAAACAAAATTGGCAAAAACGCGGTTGTAGCGTTAAGAGAGCCTTCGCTAGGTCCGTGTTTCGGGATGAAAGGGGGTGCCGCTGGTGGAGGTTATGCGCAAGTTCTTCCCATGGAAAACATCAACCTTCACTTTACGGGAGATTTTCATGCTATTACCTCAGCACATAATACGTTGAGTGCTTTATTAGACAACTATATGTATCAAAATAGAGCCGAAGCAAATGGTATTAAAGAAATTTTGTGGAAACGCGTTTTGGATGTCAACGATCGCAGTTTGCGTTATATCACCACAGGATTAAGAGGAAATGCCAATGGTGTACCTCAAGAAAGTGGCTTTGATATTACACCTGCTTCAGAGATTATGGCAATTATGTGTTTGGCTACAGATATTGATGATCTGCGCAGACGCATTGAGAACATCCTTTTGGGGTATCGTTATGATGGAAGTTCCTTTACGGTAAAAGACTTAGGCGTAGCGGGAGCTATTGCGGTTTTATTGAAAGACGCCTTGAATCCAAACTTAGTTCAAACGACAGAAAATACAGCTGCTTTTATACACGGGGGTCCATTTGCTAATATAGCACATGGTTGTAACTCTGTAATTGCTACAAAAATGGCGATGAGTTATGGTGATTATGTCATAACGGAAGCCGGATTCGGTGCAGATTTAGGTGCAGAAAAATTCTTTGACATCAAATGTAGAAAATCGGGCTTAGCACCGAAGTTGACCGTTGTTGTAGCAACTGCTCAGGGCTTAAAGATGCACGGGGGTGTTGCTCTAGAAAACATCAAAGAACAAAATATAGAAGGAATTAAAAAGGGATTGGAAAACTTAGAAAAACACGTAAGTAATTTACAATCCTTTGGTCAAAGCATTGTCGTAGCGTTTAATAAATATGCGACCGATAGTGCGGAGGAAATTCAATTGGTCGAAAATTACTGTCGTGCTAATGGTTTGGGCTTTGCAATAAACAATGCTTTTGTTGAAGGAGGAACTGGAGCGATTGCTCTAGCAAATGAGGTCGTACAGATGATTGAGAACAAACCAAGTCAAACGTTGCAGTTTCCTTATTCTGACGACATGACAATTGCGGATAAGGTAAAAGCGGTTGCAACTAAAATATATGGAGCCTCCGCAGTGACTTTTAGTCCAATCGCTCAGAAAAAATTAAATCAGATTAAAGCTACTGCTATGGATCAATTCCCTGTATGTATTGCAAAAACACAGTATTCTTTTTCTGCAGATGCCAATGCTTATGGCGTTGCGAAAGATTTTACCCTTGCCATCAACGATATCGTTATCAATAACGGAGCGGAATTCATCGTGGCTATTGCCGGGGATATTATGCGTATGCCTGGACTGCCAAAAGTACCACAAGCTACAAAAATCGATTTAATAGATGGTTTAGTGGAAGGATTAAGCTAA
- a CDS encoding cell wall assembly protein, whose protein sequence is MVKQEFTALFKGYKIPKELMNLLEFQVSENIPSYYSNAIYLMTEEASLIESFSTEEEFLKAFIPFAEANSTGSIYAFWINNKEIDDLTQAPIVAFGDEGGVFVVAKNIQELLQIAAYDVEAVVYEDEFYFQDKEVLEEEGEFTPAEFYSEYLDWLRSDAKLKPILTIEDVDTLVEHAQIAYQEKLEQYIKQFV, encoded by the coding sequence ATGGTAAAACAAGAATTTACTGCATTATTTAAAGGATACAAAATTCCAAAGGAATTAATGAACTTATTAGAGTTTCAAGTATCAGAAAACATCCCATCTTATTATTCAAATGCTATTTATTTAATGACAGAAGAAGCTTCTTTGATTGAAAGTTTTTCAACAGAAGAAGAATTTCTGAAAGCATTTATTCCATTTGCAGAAGCAAATAGCACAGGAAGTATTTATGCTTTTTGGATTAATAACAAAGAAATTGACGACTTAACCCAAGCTCCAATCGTTGCGTTTGGAGATGAAGGAGGGGTTTTTGTCGTAGCTAAAAACATTCAAGAATTATTGCAAATAGCTGCGTATGACGTTGAGGCTGTAGTGTATGAAGATGAATTTTATTTCCAAGATAAAGAAGTCTTAGAAGAAGAAGGAGAATTTACTCCCGCTGAATTTTATTCAGAATACTTGGATTGGCTGCGTAGTGATGCAAAATTAAAACCAATTCTTACTATTGAAGATGTGGATACCCTTGTTGAGCATGCTCAAATAGCTTATCAAGAAAAATTAGAACAGTACATTAAACAATTTGTTTAG
- a CDS encoding DUF2752 domain-containing protein yields MRYFPILVTCTIKDFTGLDCPGCGGQRAIDAIIKGKFIAAFYYNQLIYLYLSVIAYIYVLFVESYLLKNKEFVRQFGFTTKFALLFVLAIILFFVIRNV; encoded by the coding sequence ATGCGTTATTTTCCCATTCTTGTTACTTGCACGATTAAAGATTTTACTGGACTAGATTGTCCGGGATGTGGTGGACAACGAGCAATTGATGCTATTATCAAAGGGAAATTTATAGCGGCTTTCTATTATAACCAGCTAATATATTTGTATCTAAGTGTAATTGCTTATATTTATGTATTGTTTGTCGAAAGTTATCTCCTGAAAAATAAAGAATTTGTACGACAATTTGGATTCACAACTAAGTTTGCCTTGTTGTTTGTACTAGCTATAATTTTATTCTTTGTCATAAGAAATGTATAA
- a CDS encoding S8 family serine peptidase — MKKNTLLLFSLFSLWGVSVSAQTGEIRKKIISTYDKVNVEELEALEKERIQEKEFAYKMAKENNKPISGVMKDGRVFSLQRINENGTYIYYATSNAGSRRTARVDDVAPGGSLGLNLDGTGMLVGVWDGQPALDTHVEFQAAAGGSRMTLRKPLLNLGTASNDEKIAFERGRSHATHVSGTIAAKGTNASARGMAPAARIISYDWDRDTEYMRRAAQQDALLVSNHSYGYPAVDDNGNAMLAVLDFGTYDRKSVDFDKVIFQFKYYQPVVAAGNDRDDYRIINPGKGGNDLLTGTAVSKNAIVVAAVEQVASYTGPNSVRMSVFSNFGPTNDFRIKPDISAKGVSVLSSNYQLPTPINGAPRNNLYSNSSGTSMAAPAVTGVIALWQQWAMEKNNEAFKSATIRALMVHTADEAGDAPGPDHKFGWGLINAKGGVQVLEGSKVSGVVLEENVLAQGATFEKQFSVGEGGINIIVTMAWTDPEGVYVANNSNETYAKNNPSLVNDLDLRVFKDGVEYFPWRLNKDFNNLVAQKGDNNVDNVEKIEIEGAEAGIYTVKVTHKGTLNGGNQEFSIIMSRNDFNNLSTEEFELNDLSFSIWPNPVVDQLNVTIPEEIQVQGMSIQVFDMTGRLVKNVPTLTSNQVELDMKGLSSGTYFVKIKGNGVDKTERIVKK; from the coding sequence ATGAAAAAAAATACCTTGTTGCTATTCAGCTTATTTTCTCTGTGGGGAGTGAGCGTGAGTGCACAAACCGGAGAGATTCGCAAAAAGATTATTTCTACGTATGATAAAGTTAATGTAGAAGAATTGGAGGCTTTAGAAAAAGAGAGAATCCAAGAAAAGGAGTTTGCTTATAAAATGGCCAAAGAAAACAATAAGCCAATTTCAGGAGTGATGAAAGATGGTAGGGTGTTTTCTCTTCAGCGAATTAACGAAAATGGCACTTATATTTACTACGCAACGAGTAATGCAGGGAGTAGAAGAACAGCAAGGGTAGATGATGTAGCGCCAGGGGGAAGCCTAGGTTTAAACCTGGATGGAACAGGGATGCTTGTTGGAGTATGGGATGGTCAACCTGCTTTAGATACACATGTGGAGTTTCAAGCAGCAGCAGGGGGGAGTCGTATGACATTGAGAAAACCATTGCTGAATCTAGGGACAGCTAGTAATGATGAAAAAATTGCTTTTGAACGTGGACGTTCACATGCTACGCACGTGTCGGGAACTATTGCGGCTAAAGGAACAAATGCTTCGGCAAGAGGAATGGCGCCTGCAGCGCGTATCATTAGTTATGATTGGGATAGAGATACGGAATATATGCGTCGTGCTGCTCAGCAAGATGCTTTGTTGGTGTCGAATCACTCGTATGGATACCCTGCAGTTGACGATAACGGAAATGCAATGTTAGCAGTTTTGGATTTTGGTACGTATGATAGAAAGAGTGTAGATTTTGATAAAGTCATCTTTCAATTTAAATACTATCAACCTGTTGTGGCAGCAGGAAATGATAGAGATGATTATCGAATTATCAATCCAGGTAAAGGAGGGAATGACTTGTTGACAGGCACAGCTGTTTCTAAAAATGCAATTGTTGTTGCTGCAGTTGAACAAGTAGCAAGTTATACAGGGCCTAATAGTGTAAGAATGTCTGTGTTTAGTAATTTTGGCCCTACGAATGATTTTCGTATTAAACCTGATATCTCAGCGAAAGGAGTTTCAGTGCTTTCAAGTAATTATCAATTGCCAACACCTATAAATGGTGCACCTAGAAATAATTTGTACTCAAATTCAAGTGGAACATCTATGGCAGCACCTGCTGTTACTGGTGTAATTGCTTTATGGCAACAATGGGCAATGGAAAAGAATAACGAGGCATTTAAATCGGCAACGATCCGCGCATTAATGGTGCATACTGCGGATGAAGCTGGTGATGCTCCAGGTCCTGATCATAAATTTGGATGGGGATTGATTAACGCTAAAGGAGGTGTTCAAGTTCTAGAAGGAAGCAAAGTTAGTGGAGTTGTTCTAGAAGAAAATGTTTTAGCACAAGGAGCAACATTTGAAAAACAATTCTCTGTAGGTGAAGGAGGAATCAATATTATTGTTACAATGGCTTGGACGGATCCGGAGGGTGTTTATGTGGCTAATAATTCAAATGAAACGTACGCAAAGAACAATCCTTCTTTAGTGAATGATTTAGATTTGCGCGTTTTTAAAGACGGAGTAGAATATTTTCCATGGAGATTAAATAAAGATTTTAATAATCTAGTCGCTCAAAAAGGAGATAATAATGTAGATAATGTTGAGAAAATAGAAATTGAAGGAGCTGAAGCGGGAATTTATACGGTTAAAGTAACGCATAAAGGAACGTTGAACGGTGGAAATCAAGAATTTTCTATCATTATGAGTCGCAATGATTTCAATAATCTATCCACGGAGGAGTTTGAATTGAACGATTTGTCTTTCTCTATTTGGCCTAATCCTGTAGTGGATCAGTTGAATGTAACAATTCCGGAAGAGATTCAGGTGCAAGGGATGTCTATTCAAGTTTTTGATATGACAGGACGTTTGGTTAAAAATGTACCAACACTTACTTCAAACCAAGTGGAGTTAGATATGAAAGGGTTGTCTTCAGGGACCTATTTTGTAAAGATAAAAGGCAATGGCGTTGATAAAACAGAACGCATTGTAAAGAAATAA
- a CDS encoding MotA/TolQ/ExbB proton channel family protein, with amino-acid sequence MFTFLQASPDAITTAVTDLNEVVTQESQISALDFVMKGGVFMIPIILLFIYTIYLSIERYLYIRKQTKYDSTALPSTLTLLEKGQMDSVELTLSRDNNSYSKVILEGTRSIGRPITEIEGNMERLATIEIGKMEKKMSHLGLIAGIAPTLGFVGTILGVIRIFYNISISEDISIANISGGLYEKMISSGSGLVVGIIAYAAYHLLNTSIDNYLLNTQQTILDFINAIQRPNGNQKK; translated from the coding sequence ATGTTTACATTTTTGCAAGCTTCACCAGATGCAATTACTACTGCTGTCACTGATTTAAACGAAGTAGTAACTCAAGAAAGTCAAATTTCTGCCTTAGATTTTGTTATGAAAGGAGGAGTCTTTATGATTCCAATTATTCTTTTATTTATCTATACCATTTATCTTTCCATTGAAAGGTATTTGTATATCCGCAAACAAACAAAATACGACTCAACCGCATTACCTAGTACCCTAACATTGTTAGAAAAAGGTCAGATGGATTCTGTAGAGTTAACACTTTCTCGAGATAACAACTCTTATTCTAAAGTAATTTTAGAGGGAACTCGTTCTATAGGAAGACCGATTACTGAAATTGAGGGTAATATGGAACGACTAGCGACTATTGAAATTGGAAAAATGGAGAAAAAGATGAGCCACCTTGGATTGATTGCAGGTATTGCTCCAACTTTAGGTTTCGTTGGAACAATCTTAGGAGTAATCCGCATTTTCTACAACATTAGTATTTCGGAAGATATTAGTATTGCTAATATTTCTGGAGGACTTTATGAAAAAATGATTAGTAGTGGATCTGGTTTAGTTGTGGGTATTATAGCGTATGCAGCATATCACTTATTGAATACGTCTATTGATAATTATTTGTTGAACACCCAACAAACAATTTTAGATTTTATTAATGCAATACAACGACCAAATGGCAATCAAAAGAAATAA